In Streptomyces sp. HUAS ZL42, the DNA window GCGCCCACGGCCACTCGACCGAGATGTCGAACGGGGTCACGTTGACGACGCGTGCACATGCCGACGGGCAGCTGACCAGCAAGACGTCGCCAACCTCATACTGCTGTTGGCGGATGCCCTCGCTCACTGTGTGCTCCTCGCGTCCCCGTGACGGTGGCACGATATCGCGCGGTTCGGCAGAGGGACCTTGGCCAGGAGCTGCTTTGGTGTGAGTGATCACGGCCCCTCACGCTCGCCCGCGGATCGGACAGGCTTTGGTGGCGTGTGCTGCGGTTTCTGCGGCAGGGCTGAGCGGCCTCCGGGAGACTGTCGCCGGCGTGAAGCCTGCCGGCAGCAAGCCGTGATGCGCCTCATTACCGCCTACGAGGGAGCCCTCGGCGACCACTTCGCCGGGTCGGCCACCGACGGTCCGTACAACGCTCACACCGACAGGCCCGCCATGTCCGCCCAGGCCGGCGACGTCACCGGCCTGCACGGCCTGGACGTCGGTCGCGGCGCCGGGCACTACGTCGCCGAACTGCGGGCACGGGGGGCCGCCGAGGTGGTCGGCGTCGAGGGCAGCGCGACGCTGCTGCGTCATGCCCACGACCGGGCCGGCGGCGACGCGGGCGTCACGCTGCACCACCATGACCTGGAGGAACCGCTCGCTTTCCTGTCAGACGACTCGTTCGACCTTGCTGTGATGGCGCTGGTGCACCACCACTTGGAGGCCCGCACGCTGTTGCTGGCCGAACTGCACCGCGTGCTGCGTCCCGGCGGGACGCCGCTGGTGTCCACGGTCCACCCGACGGCTGATTGAGTGTGGCACGGCGGCTCCTACTTCGACGAGGGCCGCGTTGAGACCCGCTTCGGGGACTGTGGCCTCACCAACTCCTACCGCCGCATGACGATGCAGACCTTCCTGGGCGAACTCCTCGACGCCGGGTTCCCCCTGGTGTCAACGGTTCCTGAATTTTGACGCCCGGGGAGTCCGGGAAAGTTGACCCCCAGTGGGTTGATCAGTCGCGGCCCGCGCGGTTCTCCTTG includes these proteins:
- a CDS encoding class I SAM-dependent methyltransferase; the encoded protein is MRLITAYEGALGDHFAGSATDGPYNAHTDRPAMSAQAGDVTGLHGLDVGRGAGHYVAELRARGAAEVVGVEGSATLLRHAHDRAGGDAGVTLHHHDLEEPLAFLSDDSFDLAVMALVHHHLEARTLLLAELHRVLRPGGTPLVSTVHPTAD